One window of Paroedura picta isolate Pp20150507F chromosome 2, Ppicta_v3.0, whole genome shotgun sequence genomic DNA carries:
- the LOC143828807 gene encoding uncharacterized protein LOC143828807 yields MPKPRKGSFWQRAEAEALLELVLQSKSVGRLMASTHCHTKGAYLVLASKLRERGYVRTWEQVRTKFKRLKLDFLNSLEQWGGIPQPSGRTVFHDQMVKIWEKAGKPPLDMRRHMATQSPSKLATAPEREEGEEEGPSTSGQAAAETVEARLRAMEARVTSLEAQVAELKGEIEQQRQQREAEELKKKEDEDLFRRKVRGSVGRLSRRVREMEGAGQGSSGT; encoded by the exons atgccgaagccacggaagggctccttctggcagcgcgccgaggctgaggcacttctggagcttgtgctccaatcgaagagtgttggccgccttatggccagcacccactgccacaccaagggtgcttacctggtgttggcttcaaagctgagggagaggggctacgtccggacctgggagcaggtccggacaaaattcaagcgacttaagctggacttcctaaacagtctggaacagtggggggggatcccgcagccaagtgggagaacggtcttccacgaccagatggttaaaatatgggagaaggctgggaagccccccctggacatgaggaggcatatgg ccacacaatcaccatccaagctggcaacagcacctgagcgtgaggagggggaggaagagggaccttccacctcgggacaggctgcag ctgaaactgtggaggcaaggctgcgtgccatggaggccagagttacttccctggaggctcaagtggcagagctgaaaggggagattgagcagcaaaggcaacagagggaggcggaagaac ttaagaagaaggaggatgaggacctcttccgccgcaaagtccgggggtccgtgggaaggttgagcaggagagtgagggagatggaaggggctgggcaggggagcagtgggacctga